One region of Carya illinoinensis cultivar Pawnee chromosome 8, C.illinoinensisPawnee_v1, whole genome shotgun sequence genomic DNA includes:
- the LOC122318323 gene encoding NADP-dependent malic enzyme-like isoform X3: MISLSKSINILRLLRVGRGALMQRTMKEMRNGGDSLVDVEGKSGFGGGLEDVYGEDRVTEDQLVTPWTVSVASGYTLLRDPRHNKGLAFTEKERDAHYLRGLLPPAVLSQELQEKKIIHNLRQYKVPLHKYMAMMDLQERNERLFYKLLIDNVEELLPVVYTPTVGEACQKYGSIFRRPQGLYISLKEKGKVLEVLKNWPEKSVQVIVVTDGERILGLGDLGSQGMGIPVGKLSLYTALGGVRPSACLPITIDVGTNNEQLLKDEFYTGLRHKRATGQEYTELLDEFMCAVKQNYGEKILVQFEDFANHNAFELLSRYRSTHLVFNDDIQGTASVVLAGIIAALKLVGGTLADHTFLFLGAGEAGTGIAELVALEVSKQTKAPLEHTRKKIWLVDSKGLIVSSRRESLQHFKKPWAHDHEPVKGLLDAVKAIKPTVLIGSSGVGKTFTKEVLEAMASFNEGRAIFASGSPFDTVEYDGRVFVPGQANNAYIFPGFGLGLIISGAIRVHDDMLLAASEALAAQVTQENFDKGLIYPPFSNIRKISAHIAADVAAKAYQLGLGSRLPQPKDLFKYAESCMYTPIYRSYL; encoded by the exons ATGATCTCGTTGAGCAAGAGCATCAATATTCTG AGACTGTTGCGTGTCGGAAGAGGAGCGCTGATGCAGAGAACAATGAAGGAGATGAGGAACGGTGGCGATTCGTTGGTGGATGTGGAGGGTAAGTCTGGTTTTGGAGGTGGTCTTGAGGATGTGTACGGTGAGGATAGGGTCACCGAGGATCAGCTTGTTACTCCCTGGACTGTCTCTGTTGCTAG TGGGTACACATTGCTGCGGGATCCACGCCACAACAAAGGGCTTGCCTTCactgagaaagagagagatgccCATTACCTTCGTGGCCTTCTGCCTCCGGCAGTACTTTCTCAGGAGCTTCAG GAAAAGAAGATAATCCACAATCTTCGCCAATATAAAGTTCCATTGCATAAGTACATGGCCATGATGGATCTTCAG GAAAGAAATGAAAGGCTGTTTTACAAGCTCCTAATTGATAATGTTGAGGAACTACTTCCAGTTGTCTACACTCCAACTGTTGGTGAGGCTTGTCAGAAATATGGGAGCATTTTCAGGCGTCCACAGGGCCTTTACATCAGTTTGAAAGAGAA GGGGAAGGTCCTTGAAGTCTTGAAAAATTGGCCGGAGAAGTCTGTTCAAGTTATTGTTGTGACTGATGGTGAGCGTATCTTAGGGCTTGGGGATCTTGGCAGCCAG GGAATGGGAATTCCTGTTGGAAAACTTTCTCTGTATACAGCACTAGGAGGAGTTCGTCCTTCAGCA TGCTTGCCGATAACCATTGACGTTGGCACAAACAATGAGCAGCTGTTGAAGGATGAATTTTATACTGGGCTTAGGCATAAGAGGGCAACTGGGCAG GAATATACAGAGCTGCTTGATGAGTTCATGTGTGCAGTTAAACAGAACTATGGGGAGAAGATTCTAGTACAg TTTGAGGATTTTGCTAACCATAACGCATTCGAGCTGCTGTCACGATACCGCTCAACTCACCTTGTCTTTAATGATGATATACAA GGTACAGCATCTGTGGTATTAGCAGGGATTATTGCAGCCTTGAAATTAGTTGGTGGAACCTTGGCTGACCACACTTTCTTGTTCCTCGGTGCTGGAGAA GCTGGAACTGGCATAGCGGAGCTTGTTGCACTGGAGGTGTCAAAACAG ACAAAAGCTCCACTGGAACATACCCGCAAAAAGATCTGGCTTGTGGACTCAAAG GGACTGATTGTTAGCTCCCGTCGGGAGTCACTTCAACACTTTAAGAAGCCATGGGCTCATGACCATGAACCTGTTAAGGGACTCTTAGATGCTGTCAAG GCAATCAAGCCAACAGTGCTGATAGGATCGTCAGGAGTGGGAAAGACTTTTACAAAAGAGGTGCTTGAGGCCATGGCATCTTTCAatgag GGCAGAGCAATCTTTGCCAGTGGAAGCCCATTTGATACTGTCGAGTATGATGGGAGAGTTTTTGTGCCCGGCCAG GCCAACAATGCTTACATCTTTCCTGGTTTTGGTTTGGGTTTGATCATCTCTGGTGCAATTCGAGTGCATGATGACATGCTTTTGGCAGCTT CGGAAGCTTTGGCTGCACAAGTGACACAGGAAAACTTTGATAAGGGGCTGATTTACCCACCATTCTCCAATATCAGAAAGATATCGGCCCACATTGCTGCTGATGTCGCTGCTAAGGCATATCAACTTG GTCTTGGTTCTCGTCTCCCTCAACCAAAGGATCTTTTCAAGTATGCAGAGAGCTGCATGTACACCCCAATCTACCGAAGCTATCTTTGA
- the LOC122318323 gene encoding NADP-dependent malic enzyme-like isoform X1: MISLSKSINILRLLRVGRGALMQRTMKEMRNGGDSLVDVEGKSGFGGGLEDVYGEDRVTEDQLVTPWTVSVASGYTLLRDPRHNKGLAFTEKERDAHYLRGLLPPAVLSQELQEKKIIHNLRQYKVPLHKYMAMMDLQERNERLFYKLLIDNVEELLPVVYTPTVGEACQKYGSIFRRPQGLYISLKEKGKVLEVLKNWPEKSVQVIVVTDGERILGLGDLGSQGMGIPVGKLSLYTALGGVRPSACLPITIDVGTNNEQLLKDEFYTGLRHKRATGQEYTELLDEFMCAVKQNYGEKILVQFEDFANHNAFELLSRYRSTHLVFNDDIQGTASVVLAGIIAALKLVGGTLADHTFLFLGAGEAGTGIAELVALEVSKQTKAPLEHTRKKIWLVDSKGLIVSSRRESLQHFKKPWAHDHEPVKGLLDAVKAIKPTVLIGSSGVGKTFTKEVLEAMASFNEKPLILALSNPTSQSECTAEEAYKWSKGRAIFASGSPFDTVEYDGRVFVPGQANNAYIFPGFGLGLIISGAIRVHDDMLLAASEALAAQVTQENFDKGLIYPPFSNIRKISAHIAADVAAKAYQLGLGSRLPQPKDLFKYAESCMYTPIYRSYL; encoded by the exons ATGATCTCGTTGAGCAAGAGCATCAATATTCTG AGACTGTTGCGTGTCGGAAGAGGAGCGCTGATGCAGAGAACAATGAAGGAGATGAGGAACGGTGGCGATTCGTTGGTGGATGTGGAGGGTAAGTCTGGTTTTGGAGGTGGTCTTGAGGATGTGTACGGTGAGGATAGGGTCACCGAGGATCAGCTTGTTACTCCCTGGACTGTCTCTGTTGCTAG TGGGTACACATTGCTGCGGGATCCACGCCACAACAAAGGGCTTGCCTTCactgagaaagagagagatgccCATTACCTTCGTGGCCTTCTGCCTCCGGCAGTACTTTCTCAGGAGCTTCAG GAAAAGAAGATAATCCACAATCTTCGCCAATATAAAGTTCCATTGCATAAGTACATGGCCATGATGGATCTTCAG GAAAGAAATGAAAGGCTGTTTTACAAGCTCCTAATTGATAATGTTGAGGAACTACTTCCAGTTGTCTACACTCCAACTGTTGGTGAGGCTTGTCAGAAATATGGGAGCATTTTCAGGCGTCCACAGGGCCTTTACATCAGTTTGAAAGAGAA GGGGAAGGTCCTTGAAGTCTTGAAAAATTGGCCGGAGAAGTCTGTTCAAGTTATTGTTGTGACTGATGGTGAGCGTATCTTAGGGCTTGGGGATCTTGGCAGCCAG GGAATGGGAATTCCTGTTGGAAAACTTTCTCTGTATACAGCACTAGGAGGAGTTCGTCCTTCAGCA TGCTTGCCGATAACCATTGACGTTGGCACAAACAATGAGCAGCTGTTGAAGGATGAATTTTATACTGGGCTTAGGCATAAGAGGGCAACTGGGCAG GAATATACAGAGCTGCTTGATGAGTTCATGTGTGCAGTTAAACAGAACTATGGGGAGAAGATTCTAGTACAg TTTGAGGATTTTGCTAACCATAACGCATTCGAGCTGCTGTCACGATACCGCTCAACTCACCTTGTCTTTAATGATGATATACAA GGTACAGCATCTGTGGTATTAGCAGGGATTATTGCAGCCTTGAAATTAGTTGGTGGAACCTTGGCTGACCACACTTTCTTGTTCCTCGGTGCTGGAGAA GCTGGAACTGGCATAGCGGAGCTTGTTGCACTGGAGGTGTCAAAACAG ACAAAAGCTCCACTGGAACATACCCGCAAAAAGATCTGGCTTGTGGACTCAAAG GGACTGATTGTTAGCTCCCGTCGGGAGTCACTTCAACACTTTAAGAAGCCATGGGCTCATGACCATGAACCTGTTAAGGGACTCTTAGATGCTGTCAAG GCAATCAAGCCAACAGTGCTGATAGGATCGTCAGGAGTGGGAAAGACTTTTACAAAAGAGGTGCTTGAGGCCATGGCATCTTTCAatgag AAACCTCTTATTCTAGCTCTCTCCAATCCAACTTCACAATCAGAGTGTACAGCTGAAGAAGCTTATAAATGGAGCAAG GGCAGAGCAATCTTTGCCAGTGGAAGCCCATTTGATACTGTCGAGTATGATGGGAGAGTTTTTGTGCCCGGCCAG GCCAACAATGCTTACATCTTTCCTGGTTTTGGTTTGGGTTTGATCATCTCTGGTGCAATTCGAGTGCATGATGACATGCTTTTGGCAGCTT CGGAAGCTTTGGCTGCACAAGTGACACAGGAAAACTTTGATAAGGGGCTGATTTACCCACCATTCTCCAATATCAGAAAGATATCGGCCCACATTGCTGCTGATGTCGCTGCTAAGGCATATCAACTTG GTCTTGGTTCTCGTCTCCCTCAACCAAAGGATCTTTTCAAGTATGCAGAGAGCTGCATGTACACCCCAATCTACCGAAGCTATCTTTGA
- the LOC122318323 gene encoding NADP-dependent malic enzyme-like isoform X2, whose protein sequence is MQRTMKEMRNGGDSLVDVEGKSGFGGGLEDVYGEDRVTEDQLVTPWTVSVASGYTLLRDPRHNKGLAFTEKERDAHYLRGLLPPAVLSQELQEKKIIHNLRQYKVPLHKYMAMMDLQERNERLFYKLLIDNVEELLPVVYTPTVGEACQKYGSIFRRPQGLYISLKEKGKVLEVLKNWPEKSVQVIVVTDGERILGLGDLGSQGMGIPVGKLSLYTALGGVRPSACLPITIDVGTNNEQLLKDEFYTGLRHKRATGQEYTELLDEFMCAVKQNYGEKILVQFEDFANHNAFELLSRYRSTHLVFNDDIQGTASVVLAGIIAALKLVGGTLADHTFLFLGAGEAGTGIAELVALEVSKQTKAPLEHTRKKIWLVDSKGLIVSSRRESLQHFKKPWAHDHEPVKGLLDAVKAIKPTVLIGSSGVGKTFTKEVLEAMASFNEKPLILALSNPTSQSECTAEEAYKWSKGRAIFASGSPFDTVEYDGRVFVPGQANNAYIFPGFGLGLIISGAIRVHDDMLLAASEALAAQVTQENFDKGLIYPPFSNIRKISAHIAADVAAKAYQLGLGSRLPQPKDLFKYAESCMYTPIYRSYL, encoded by the exons ATGCAGAGAACAATGAAGGAGATGAGGAACGGTGGCGATTCGTTGGTGGATGTGGAGGGTAAGTCTGGTTTTGGAGGTGGTCTTGAGGATGTGTACGGTGAGGATAGGGTCACCGAGGATCAGCTTGTTACTCCCTGGACTGTCTCTGTTGCTAG TGGGTACACATTGCTGCGGGATCCACGCCACAACAAAGGGCTTGCCTTCactgagaaagagagagatgccCATTACCTTCGTGGCCTTCTGCCTCCGGCAGTACTTTCTCAGGAGCTTCAG GAAAAGAAGATAATCCACAATCTTCGCCAATATAAAGTTCCATTGCATAAGTACATGGCCATGATGGATCTTCAG GAAAGAAATGAAAGGCTGTTTTACAAGCTCCTAATTGATAATGTTGAGGAACTACTTCCAGTTGTCTACACTCCAACTGTTGGTGAGGCTTGTCAGAAATATGGGAGCATTTTCAGGCGTCCACAGGGCCTTTACATCAGTTTGAAAGAGAA GGGGAAGGTCCTTGAAGTCTTGAAAAATTGGCCGGAGAAGTCTGTTCAAGTTATTGTTGTGACTGATGGTGAGCGTATCTTAGGGCTTGGGGATCTTGGCAGCCAG GGAATGGGAATTCCTGTTGGAAAACTTTCTCTGTATACAGCACTAGGAGGAGTTCGTCCTTCAGCA TGCTTGCCGATAACCATTGACGTTGGCACAAACAATGAGCAGCTGTTGAAGGATGAATTTTATACTGGGCTTAGGCATAAGAGGGCAACTGGGCAG GAATATACAGAGCTGCTTGATGAGTTCATGTGTGCAGTTAAACAGAACTATGGGGAGAAGATTCTAGTACAg TTTGAGGATTTTGCTAACCATAACGCATTCGAGCTGCTGTCACGATACCGCTCAACTCACCTTGTCTTTAATGATGATATACAA GGTACAGCATCTGTGGTATTAGCAGGGATTATTGCAGCCTTGAAATTAGTTGGTGGAACCTTGGCTGACCACACTTTCTTGTTCCTCGGTGCTGGAGAA GCTGGAACTGGCATAGCGGAGCTTGTTGCACTGGAGGTGTCAAAACAG ACAAAAGCTCCACTGGAACATACCCGCAAAAAGATCTGGCTTGTGGACTCAAAG GGACTGATTGTTAGCTCCCGTCGGGAGTCACTTCAACACTTTAAGAAGCCATGGGCTCATGACCATGAACCTGTTAAGGGACTCTTAGATGCTGTCAAG GCAATCAAGCCAACAGTGCTGATAGGATCGTCAGGAGTGGGAAAGACTTTTACAAAAGAGGTGCTTGAGGCCATGGCATCTTTCAatgag AAACCTCTTATTCTAGCTCTCTCCAATCCAACTTCACAATCAGAGTGTACAGCTGAAGAAGCTTATAAATGGAGCAAG GGCAGAGCAATCTTTGCCAGTGGAAGCCCATTTGATACTGTCGAGTATGATGGGAGAGTTTTTGTGCCCGGCCAG GCCAACAATGCTTACATCTTTCCTGGTTTTGGTTTGGGTTTGATCATCTCTGGTGCAATTCGAGTGCATGATGACATGCTTTTGGCAGCTT CGGAAGCTTTGGCTGCACAAGTGACACAGGAAAACTTTGATAAGGGGCTGATTTACCCACCATTCTCCAATATCAGAAAGATATCGGCCCACATTGCTGCTGATGTCGCTGCTAAGGCATATCAACTTG GTCTTGGTTCTCGTCTCCCTCAACCAAAGGATCTTTTCAAGTATGCAGAGAGCTGCATGTACACCCCAATCTACCGAAGCTATCTTTGA
- the LOC122318325 gene encoding protein cereblon-like — protein sequence MDDNRILEMERHRREQIRELDLVELQVEEVDDHREPSNDELAATDRGYGGATSSCEFTFNTRLASSHTYLGEVEDTHHRKAFLEGGAILNLPLFYLEGVVLFPGATLPLRVIQSNFIATVERALTQVDAPYIIGVVRVHRDPNNGRIRFATIGTTAEIRQYRRLEDGSLNVVTRGQQRFHLRRPWIDVEGAPCGEVQIIEEDQPLRTPRDACGKLPPFCSLRSPIVSLKRPSKVSHDKLHPYRDEDNVLDSSSEESFESALSLVERRSHHSVADSSDRMDESASSDDDKFLCESDLQFRRSFLNDSESTGSLHEDHKKQIENVKLGLGTSSTPGKLSCKGEEPDTCWEKMDFNKFRRVPRAFWPYWVYRMYDSYCLAERAADMWKKIVGAPSMDGLIRTPDHMSFYIASKIPVSESTRQELLEIDGTSYRLRREIELLETVNLIRCKTCQTAIARRSDILVMSSEGPLGAYVNPEGFVHEIMTLYKANGLAPRGRPQIEYSWFPGYAWTITNCATCEIQMGWLFTATNKKLKPRSFWGIRSSQVADDMQ from the exons ATGGACGACAATCGCATATTGGAGATGGAGAGGCACAGGAGGGAGCAGATTCGAGAGCTCGATCTCGTGGAATTGCAGGTCGAAGAGGTAGATGACCACCGCGAGCCATCCAATGATGAGCTTGCCGCCAC TGATCGTGGTTATGGTGGTGCTACTTCGTCTTGCGAATTCACATTTAACACCCGTTTGGCTTCATCACATACGTATCTTGGCG AGGTTGAAGACACTCACCATCGGAAGGCTTTCTTGGAAGGCGGCGCCATCTTGAACCTCCCACTGTTTTATCTTGAAG GAGTTGTTCTGTTCCCAGGGGCCACCCTTCCTTTAAGAGTTATTCAGTCAAATTTTATAGCCACTGTCGAGAGAGCACTGACCCAGGTTGATGCTCCttatataattggagtg GTCCGTGTGCACAGGGATCCTAACAACGGAAGAATAAGGTTTGCAACCATTGGGACGACAGCAGAG ATTCGGCAATACCGGCGGTTAGAGGACGGTTCACTGAATGTGGTTACTCGTGGCCAGCAGAGATTTCATCTACGGAGACCTTGGATTGATGTGGAAGGAGCG CCATGTGGAGAGGTCCAAATTATCGAGGAAGATCAACCATTAAGAACTCCACGTGATGCATGTGGGAAATTGCCACCATTTTGTAGTCTTCGAAGCCCTATTGTCTCACTAAAGCGGCCTTCAAAAGTCTCTCATGATAAATTGCATCCCTATAGGGATGAGGACAATGTTTTGGATTCAAGTTCTGAAGAAAGCTTTGAGAGTGCACTCTCCCTTGTGGAAAGGAGAAGCCACCATTCCGTGGCTGATTCTTCTGATAGAATGGATGAATCAGCAAGCAGTGATGATGACAAGTTCTTGTGTGAGTCAGACCTACAATTTAGAAGATCTTTCCTGAATGACTCTGAATCCACAGGATCGTTGCATGAAGACCACAAGAAGCAAATTGAAAATGTCAAATTGGGATTGGGGACCAGTTCCACTCCCGGAAAGCTATCTTGCAAGGGAGAAGAGCCAGACACTTGTTGGGAAAAAATGGATTTCAACAAGTTCCGCAGGGTTCCAAGAGCATTCTGGCCCTATTGGGTGTACCGTATGTATGACTCCTACTGCCTTGCCGAAAGGGCTGCAG ATATGTGGAAAAAGATAGTCGGGGCACCCAGCATGGATGGCCTTATTCGGACGCCTGACCATATGTCATTTTATATTGCCAGTAAAATCCCTGTTTCTGAGTCGACAAGGCAGGAGCTCCTAGAGATTGATGGGACTTCATATAGATTGCGTCGGGAAATTGAGTTGCTTGAGACTGTCAATCTTATTCGATGTAAAACTTGTCAG ACGGCAATTGCGAGGCGGAGTGATATCCTGGTCATGTCCAGCGAAGGTCCTCTTGGTGCTTACGTGAACCCAGAGGGCTTTGTACATGAGATAATGACTCTTTACAAAGCAAATGGCTTGGCGCCAAGAGGGCGACCACAGATAGAATACAGCTGGTTTCCTGG GTATGCATGGACGATCACTAACTGTGCCACTTGTGAAATTCAAATGGGGTGGTTATTCACGGCCACAAACAAGAAGTTGAAGCCCAGATCATTCTGGGGGATTAGGAGCTCTCAAGTTGCAGATGACATGCAGTGA